Proteins co-encoded in one Bremerella sp. TYQ1 genomic window:
- a CDS encoding chemotaxis protein CheW, whose translation MSSTATLTKQTAVELQFATFYVSDLLLALPIDYVQEINRNLDLTEVPHAPEYVRGVINLRGDVATVIDLRGVLGFSLAEVTQSSRNLIVRSGDESIGLWVDRIADIITIRSDEIGPAPANISGADGRFFKGVYRNESEIVVILDVQEVLAYD comes from the coding sequence ATGAGTTCCACTGCCACACTAACTAAGCAAACGGCCGTTGAACTGCAGTTTGCGACGTTCTACGTCAGCGACTTGCTTTTGGCTTTGCCGATTGACTACGTCCAGGAAATCAACCGGAATCTTGACTTAACCGAGGTTCCGCATGCCCCTGAATATGTGCGCGGGGTGATCAATCTGCGTGGCGATGTGGCGACGGTGATTGACCTGCGTGGCGTGCTTGGGTTCAGCCTTGCCGAAGTAACGCAATCGAGCCGCAATTTGATCGTTCGTTCAGGCGACGAATCAATTGGCTTATGGGTTGATCGTATTGCGGACATCATCACGATCCGAAGCGATGAGATTGGTCCTGCCCCTGCCAATATTTCGGGAGCTGACGGTCGCTTTTTTAAAGGCGTGTACCGCAACGAATCTGAAATTGTTGTGATCCTGGATGTCCAGGAAGTGTTGGCATACGACTAA
- a CDS encoding chemotaxis protein CheW — MPFDDPALLAEFVTESREHLADVEGQLLEIEANGADIDVDLVNKVFRAIHSIKGAAGFMGLVRINELAHALENVLGKMRNKELVPTSSIVDVMLKAADALSGLINDIENSNDVDVSDHISRLNQIFEDSATSEGEANNEVPDVASPMPHDSQDQSEDATESTNIEQPQTPEVTVPKASEPAETTPAPRSTASPQVESSIRVQVGVLDRLMNLAGELVLGRNQLLQSVNSADGNSLQAVAARLDQVTSELQESIMQTRMQPIGNVFSKFPRVVRDLSAKLGKQIGVVMEGGEVEVDKTIIEAIGDPLTHMVRNSVDHGVELPETRIANGKEPTGSITLRAYHQAGKVRIDICDDGGGIDTERLKQKAVAKGIIPTERASQMSDRDAVWLIFHPGFSTAEKISDVSGRGVGMDVVRTNIEKIGGSVDIESKLGVGTTVQITLPLTLAIIPSMLIRSGGRRFAIPQVNIVELVRVRASEASQRISKVKGANVLRLRGTLLPLVELDHALSFGHADQDGGKSNLARQIVVVESGQFRYGLIVDEIDDCEEIVVKPLGRHLKSCMCLAGATILGDGHVAPILDVSGIAAKTDLRTHEQEDKDASTLDESGMANERQSLLLFTNAPNEQFAIPMSLISRIERIRTQQIDTVGGQELLQYRGASLPLLAIERFIQAQPRPELENVHVVVFQIHGREVGLIAAELNDIREVTAEIDGDTFREPGVAGSIVVDEKTVRMIDLYELGFAAHPQWFSDKPKGNVSEEQPYNILLAEDSSFFRKQAKEYLQSEGFHIVEAEDGVSAWEQLISGEHAIDLVVTDIEMPCMNGFELTRKIKTDARLGHLPVIALTSLASDDDQRRGAEAGVDDYQIKMDRERVMAAIWRLLSPQKSNRKNTTTNDALLEGCLS; from the coding sequence ATGCCGTTCGACGATCCCGCCCTACTAGCTGAATTTGTTACGGAGTCCCGCGAGCATCTCGCTGATGTGGAAGGGCAACTCCTCGAAATTGAAGCCAATGGTGCAGATATCGACGTGGACCTCGTGAACAAGGTCTTCCGCGCGATTCACTCCATCAAAGGGGCCGCAGGCTTCATGGGGTTGGTCCGCATCAACGAACTGGCTCACGCCCTTGAAAATGTCTTGGGCAAGATGCGGAACAAAGAACTCGTTCCGACATCATCAATCGTCGACGTGATGCTAAAAGCGGCCGACGCACTTTCTGGGTTGATCAACGATATCGAAAATTCAAACGATGTCGATGTGTCCGATCACATTTCTCGTTTGAATCAAATCTTTGAAGACTCTGCTACGAGTGAGGGTGAAGCAAACAACGAAGTGCCTGACGTCGCTTCCCCGATGCCGCACGATAGCCAAGATCAAAGCGAAGACGCGACCGAAAGCACAAACATCGAACAGCCGCAAACACCTGAAGTGACTGTTCCCAAAGCCAGCGAGCCTGCCGAGACCACTCCGGCACCACGGTCAACGGCATCGCCGCAAGTAGAATCAAGCATTCGCGTTCAAGTAGGTGTGCTTGATCGTCTGATGAACCTGGCTGGAGAGCTGGTCCTTGGGCGTAATCAACTTCTGCAATCGGTGAATTCGGCCGACGGAAACAGCCTGCAAGCGGTCGCGGCTCGACTCGATCAAGTTACAAGCGAGCTGCAAGAATCGATTATGCAGACTCGCATGCAGCCGATCGGAAACGTCTTCAGCAAGTTTCCACGCGTTGTTCGGGATCTCTCGGCCAAGCTCGGCAAGCAAATCGGTGTCGTCATGGAAGGTGGCGAAGTCGAAGTCGACAAAACGATCATTGAAGCGATTGGTGACCCACTAACACATATGGTTCGGAATTCGGTCGACCATGGGGTTGAACTACCAGAGACTCGAATTGCCAACGGAAAAGAACCGACCGGCTCGATTACTTTGCGAGCCTATCACCAAGCAGGCAAAGTGCGGATCGATATTTGTGACGATGGCGGCGGAATCGATACCGAACGTCTTAAGCAAAAAGCAGTCGCGAAGGGAATCATCCCGACCGAACGAGCCTCGCAAATGTCGGATCGCGATGCGGTTTGGCTCATCTTTCATCCCGGCTTCTCGACGGCTGAGAAAATCAGTGATGTCAGTGGTCGTGGTGTGGGAATGGACGTCGTGCGAACCAATATCGAAAAGATCGGTGGATCGGTTGATATTGAATCGAAGCTCGGCGTCGGCACAACGGTTCAGATCACTCTGCCGCTGACACTGGCAATTATCCCATCGATGCTGATACGTAGTGGGGGACGCCGCTTCGCGATTCCTCAGGTCAATATCGTCGAACTAGTTCGCGTGCGAGCAAGTGAAGCCTCGCAGCGAATTAGCAAAGTGAAAGGGGCTAATGTCCTGCGACTTCGAGGCACGCTGCTACCGCTCGTTGAACTCGATCACGCGTTAAGCTTCGGCCATGCCGATCAAGACGGTGGCAAGTCCAATTTGGCTCGCCAGATTGTCGTCGTCGAAAGTGGGCAGTTCCGATATGGGCTGATTGTCGACGAAATCGACGACTGCGAAGAAATTGTCGTGAAGCCACTGGGGCGGCACTTGAAGTCCTGCATGTGCTTGGCCGGTGCGACCATCCTGGGTGACGGCCATGTCGCACCGATCCTCGATGTGTCAGGGATCGCTGCGAAAACCGATCTGCGAACGCACGAGCAGGAAGACAAAGACGCGTCCACGCTAGACGAGTCAGGCATGGCAAACGAACGGCAGTCTTTGCTGTTGTTCACCAACGCTCCGAACGAGCAGTTTGCTATTCCAATGAGCCTGATCTCTCGGATTGAACGAATCCGTACTCAGCAAATCGATACGGTCGGTGGGCAGGAGTTACTTCAGTATCGCGGTGCTTCCCTACCGCTCTTGGCCATCGAACGCTTCATTCAGGCTCAGCCACGTCCGGAACTCGAGAACGTGCACGTCGTGGTATTCCAGATTCATGGCCGTGAAGTTGGTTTGATTGCTGCCGAGTTGAACGACATTCGTGAAGTGACTGCTGAGATCGACGGCGACACGTTCCGAGAACCAGGCGTTGCTGGTTCGATTGTTGTGGACGAAAAAACGGTTCGCATGATCGATCTCTATGAACTTGGTTTTGCCGCGCATCCGCAATGGTTCTCGGACAAACCTAAGGGCAACGTCAGCGAAGAGCAGCCATACAACATTTTATTGGCAGAAGATTCTTCGTTCTTTCGCAAGCAGGCCAAAGAATACCTCCAGAGTGAAGGCTTCCACATCGTGGAAGCTGAGGATGGTGTCTCGGCCTGGGAACAACTCATTTCTGGCGAACATGCCATCGACTTAGTCGTCACGGATATCGAGATGCCTTGCATGAATGGTTTTGAATTGACTCGAAAGATCAAAACCGATGCTCGCTTGGGACATCTTCCAGTGATCGCGCTAACTTCTTTGGCCAGTGACGATGATCAACGTCGAGGGGCCGAAGCTGGGGTCGATGATTACCAAATCAAAATGGATCGAGAGCGGGTCATGGCCGCCATCTGGCGACTGCTGAGCCCGCAGAAATCAAATCGCAAAAATACAACTACCAACGATGCGTTATTGGAAGGATGTTTGTCATGA